The genomic DNA CAGACCCATCGCCAAATCCAACGCATCAACGCCTGACAAAATAACAAGAGAAAATAATCCTGACAAGGACGAAACGAGAGCAAGACTCTGTAAAAAAGCGAAAGAATCTTTTTTTGCTGTATATCACATTGTATAgtgggagaagaagaaatgagAGCACTCGAGCGGAAACAAGTGCAATCCATTGAGAAAGTAAACGAAAAAGGATATATCAATAAGCAAAGGTCCGCAGGAAACAGCTAAAATATCAATCCAGTCCCGCGCGCTAAGCCATATCTTCATCTCGAGCAAGGCGAGGGGCAATTATAAAACGAACAAAAATCACACTAGCCCTCCCGGTTAATGATCGTACCCGGCTCCTCGTTGCCATGGACTTGCGTTGTTCTGTGCCCGCTGGAAGGGCGATGCATTATACCCTCTTGGGACTGGCGAAGGCGACCGCATGCCATTGTAACTGGGAGGGGGGCCACGGTTGTCACTGGGGAACAGAGGCACCGATGGGTCCACAGGAGAAACAGGAACACCACCTGTGGCATTGTGAGGCGAGGTGGCCGAGTGCGGTGGTTCCAGGTTTTGACGGCCGACGCTAGCCCCATTGCCGCTGGAGAAGGAgtcatcatcctcaaagGGGCTGGTATTGTAAGCAGAGCCCTTAGCATCCCCACGAGCGGTGGCACCCAAGGCGTCCAATTCGGTGGTGAGCTGAGTCTGCGACTTGATGAACGAGCCACGGTCATCGCGCATCGGCTGGTAGCGGGTGTCGGGGTTCTTGGACACGATGGCGTAGATGGAGGCAATCAGGACCAGTATCAACAGAACCAGAGCGAACACGGCGTTGtagacgaagaagacgacaCCCATTACACCGGTGACAAGACCAGGCTGGTTGAAGACCTGagcgaagaagagcaggaaGATGGCGTTAAGGAAGTTGATGGCCTGGATGGTGATGTTGTAGATGTTGGTCTTCTTGTCCATCCAGGGACGCAGCACACTGACGGCGATGAGCATGGCCGCTTCGATGATGACAAACGCGACCGTCTGCACGATAGGCGCGGGCTGGCTCAGGCCGATGAACATGCCCTTGACGAGGATGTAGACAAGGACAGGGATGACAAAGTAGTAAGCCGTGGCGCGGTACTGCACGTACAAGAAGCCccacttgttcaagcaggtGGGGTCCGAGTAGAGGATGTAGGCCGGGTTCCGGTGCATAGTGATGGAGCGCTTGGCAAGACGAATAACCTTGACTGAAGCCCAACCCAATGCGGCGACCATCGACACAATCATGATGATAGCCAAGATGATCTCAGCAACCGAATCGCGCTGCGTCAGTTCCCAGAGACACAGCACGACCATTTGCGGAAAACCGATCAAGGTCAAACGGAACAGGATACCTCGAGCCACGACCTTCCACCCGTTGCGGAAGTCCGAGAACTTGTCACTGTTCATCTTGCCGTTCTTGGCGAGAAGCTCGCAGACACCCTTGAAGATGGCCACGATGATCATGACGACTGccacgaagaagacgaagaagatcAGACCGGTCAGGAAAATATTGGTCTCTTCAATACCGGCTTCGAATCCTACACGTTTGATACCACGGACGGTGGTGGTCTTTTGAGTGGCCTTTTGCGACTCAGCCTCTCTCTTGAGCAACGGCTCGGCGGCACGCTTCATGAGAGCCAGGGACGGGTCAACGGAACGCTTGAGCACTTGGACGGATGTGGTGGACAATTCCGAGAGAACGGTCGATGGGGTACCTCCCGTCGAGCGCTGATACCAGGTGCAGATGGTTTGCAAGAAGCCCACACGGATGATACCCATACTCCACTGGAAGTTCTGCGTCCACGATTCGACAATCGGAGGCATATGGACCGCCACCATGCCGAACAGGGCCTGAGACTGCATGAAGCCGAAGAGAGACAGGGCATTGGCCGCCACGTGAGCAGCGGTGTTGGAATGTCCGAGACCGGATGTAATGGCAGACGCGGTTAGACCCAATCCAGAGATGACCGCGGTCGTCCAACCAACGCCTTTCTGGTAAACCGTTTGTCCGTTGGACAGACGTGCCTCGAGACAAGAGATACTCTCACCGGTATCGGTGGAGTTGATGTAGATACGGACATTGGCATCGAGGTCGGGAACCGTGTATGCGATGCCTGTGCATGTTAGGAGCCGCTCGCTATTTCTCCTTTCTCGAGTAGGAACACTTACTGGGAATTTGAGAAACGACATTCTCTGGAAGATCGAGGTTGGCCCTGGGCACATCAATGGGGCCGGTCTGCATGGGACAGAGACCGGCGAGGCCCATCTCACAAGGGTCCAACTCCTTTCTCAAGGCAGTGTAACCATAGGCCGTGAGAACAAGTTCAGCCTTGACCTTGCCGGAAATCGCAGCGACACCATCGAAAGCGAAGGCGAGCGAACGGTTGGCGGGAGTGAAGGTGACACTGAAATAGGTTGCCGTGAAGTTGTTGCTGTCCTGACAGAGACTGAGGGCATTTGATTCAATGAGCTTGGTGGCCCCTCCGAACTGCGCGAGAAGCGCGACGAAGAACCAGGTGAAGAGAGATATTAACCGCATATTGGGTGTACTCTGCGAAGAAGttgaaaggaagaagagggacGAGAAGAGACGAAGGCGAGGTTGTAGAGGGTGTGAATTCTTCGACTTGGCAGTGACCGAATGCGGAAATCACAAGGTAGTATTGAACGTCGCAGGGGAATTCCAGGGACGAGTTGGATGATTAATCACGAGGCGAAGAATTTGAGACCGAAAAATAAACGAAGAAAACAATCGCTTTGAAGAGGGAAACGGTTCAGAGCGTCATTGAAAGGGGGCAGGAAAATCGATAACCAGAGCGACTTTTTTCTTTGCGCGGGATCCAAAAGAAAGGAGAGACAGATCTATCAAATCGAAAAAAGAGCGACCGAGCGATAAGATCAAGGAATCAAATCCTTAACAAGTAAAAGAAAATAGACGAATGAATGGATCACTTGGGAGCAAGTGAGAGGCACGTAGAATCGAGCGAGCGGGACGGCGACACACAGTATAGCCGGGGAAGAGCGAAGGGACAAAAGAAGAACCCAAGTCTTCTTTTCAAAAGAAAATGCGAAAGaactcttttcttttctttggagattgactctcttctttcttttggtGATGCTTTCTTTCACTCTCCTGGGGGAGTAATACCTCTGTTTCCAGACAGAAGAAGGGGGCCTGGAGAGGAGAGAgtaaaagagagaagaataGACAGGGTAAACGAGAGTCGATGATGGCACTATTAGTTAATGGCGAGGGGATTCAAAAAGAAGCCATCAAAAagagcgaagaagaagagaagaagaaaagaaaaggcgaaaaaaagaacagaaatgagaaaaaaaagtcaaAAAAAGAACCGACAGACGGAACTGGGAGGCGAAAAGAGAGTGTTAAGTCAAGTATGGAAGTGCAACGGAATGGAGAATGCTGGAGGTATGACTGCTGACTCAGCCGGCAGGGGATGGAATTCAGGGATGCCTTTAATAGTGCTCTGTAGTTGGATGTCAAGTGCTGCCGTATTAAATGAAGTTGATCGTTTATAGCAGTGCTTCTCTTACTACTCCAGAGTATCTATTGTCATATCCCATCCCATGCTCTATACTCTCCTCCTCCAGACTGTACACCGGAGTATGTACAACCTACATGGTACAGAAGTGCACGCGCGTCCTCAGGAGCTCAGCCAGTGACAGATGGTCCAGCACTTGTGCCGCCCGGCGGATGCTGTGGATCGAAGTGAGCCTGTCCGTCCATCGTTACTCGCTCTGGGGAAGCGCTCACTTGCCGTTCCGTGTCGATGAATGACGATATCCTTTGTGtttgttctttctttctgccTTGTTTGCTATAAATATTCGCATTCCACTATTAAAGAGTGCAAAGAGTGCAACATCTACAACTGAGTACTCCAGAATgcacggagtactctgtacgtgCAGACGACATTTAGATCTGACACTATGCAGGGACACTGCATTCTGTCCCTTATTCGCATTATGATTCTTATCCAAGAACTTATTCCAAGTCTGTTCGTTGACCGCATGCGACTCCATACAACTCcacagaaaaggaaatgccCAGGATGTGCACTGCCCCAGCCCCCTTGGCGGATAATGGATGAGCTTACCAATAGTTACTTGTAGTAACCCTCTTAATTAGTCCCGGGCAATGTTAGTATTAAACGGGTTAAGATGTCTTTGAACGACTGTTGGTGTGTTTCACATTGGATCGTTTGGGAGCACTGTGTGCATTGCAGTGTTACTCTGTAGGAAAGTCAGGGTCCAATGACGCTGAGCCTCGGATCGGCCTCGATTGATCTTCGCTGGAATGCGCGTCTTGGTGGAATCAGCCCAGCGGTCACCAAAACCAAGATCTGGAAGGATTTTTTGATTCCTGACGGCCGATGTATCTTTCGTATGTGTGCTCAGGTTCGGAGAATATGGCACCTTGGCTCTCCAGGAGGCCGTGGTAAATGGCAAATAGAAATTGGGCGGTTCTATTTTTAACGCCGAACCATATGACCGATTGCTCTACAAAGTATGGTTCAGACAACTTATGTACTCTTCCCTCGACGGTTTCAACCTGAGATTAATCTCAAAGATAAACATTCCATGTGAGTAGCGTCAGAATAACTTATCTGAAGTAAACAATTGCTGCTTTGACTGGCTTGTGCGGTATTCCTTAGTCTCTCTATGACTGAACGGTCAGCGTAGAGAAGCTACCTTTTTCATTCTGCTCGAATCCCCCTTGTGTTTTCTCATCTTTTGcccatcttcctcatcactATTAATTGAGAATATACGATGTAGTACAAGTAGAAGCAATTGCTCAGCGGTTACTTAAACTCCCTAGTCTGTACTCTCTCTGCATGAGTCGATATTCCGAACCGTATGAGACCACTTTCTCTATCAGGACAAGTTCACTGTACGAGTACGAGTCGGCTTTGGTTCGGCCTAACTGTCTGAGGTGTTCATTTAGTTATGCCTTATATGCCTTTATGCCTCAATGCTATCTGCTATCGTTATCTCCACGTGACTAGATGCTAGAATTCTCACCGCCTGGCAATAAGATTCTCGCCCGCAAAATCTAATATCTCCGACcgccgaaaaaaaaaagtctcCTACGAGGACAACCAGGTACAAGAGAACAAAACATTATAATAATCAATTATGGCAAAGGAGATCGAGAAGAAGGCAGAGCCCGTTGACTCGGCAAAATCTATTGccaagaagagaaagagaaagcatGCGCGCGCCGGCGCAGGTGCTGAGGAAGAGACTCCCAAGCAACAAGCAGCTATCGCCAATGGAAATAGAGAAGTGAGCGACAGTGACAACGAGAACGAGAACGAGCAAAAGAAGACTTTCTCGAAGATGAACGCGACCAAGGAGAAGGAATTGTCGAGAAAGCGGAAAGTAAGCGACTCGCCCagtgaggaagaagacgacgaagaaaaaTCGCAAAGTGAaaacgacgatgacgatagtgatgaggaggaagataaaGGGGATGAGGAAGCTGCCGATGACAAGGCCGGTGCAGACCTGCCCTCCGTGGATGCTGTCCGTCTGCCACAGACAGAGGGCGCACCGCAAAAGTTCTCGGACTTGAACCTCTCGGACAAGACAATGAAGGCTATCGGGGATATGGGTTTCCACACCATGACGGAGATCCAACAACGGACTATTGCTCCATTGCTCGCTGGACGGGATGTACTGGGTGCTGCAAAGACCGGTTCCGGAAAGACTCTGGCTTTCTTGACTCCTGCTGTTGAGATGCTGAGTGCCTTGCGGTTCAAGCCTCGGAATGGTAAGCATTCTTATTATCATACTATGATTCAGTACTAATGTTACTAGGTACCGGTGTTATCGTCGTCTCTCCCACCCGTGAACTGGCCCTGCAGATCTTTGGTGTCGCCAGAGAACTCATGGCCCACCACTCCCAAACGTACGGTATCGTCATCGGAGGCGCCAACCGCCGCGCTGAAGCCGAAAAGCTCACCAAGGGTGTCAATCTCCTCATCGCAACCCCCGGCCGTCTCCTCGATCACCTCCAAAACACCCAAGGCTTCGTTTTCAAGAACCTCAAGACCCTCGTCATCGACGAAGCAGACCGCATCCTCGAAGTCGGTTTCGAAGACGAAATGCGCCAGATCGTCAAGATCCTGCCCGCCGAGGACCGCCAAACCATGCTCTTCTCCGCTACCCAGACGACCAAGGTCGAGGATTTGGCACGGATATCGCTGCGTCCGGGTCCGTTGTACATCAACGTTGACCACCGCAAGGAACACAGTACGGTCGAGGGATTGGAGCAGGGATATGTGATTTGTGAGGCAGATAAGCGGTTCTTGCTGCTGTTCTCATTCCTCAAGCGGAACCTGAAGAAAAAGATCAttgttttcttctccagctGCAACTGCGTCAAATATCACGCCGAACTCCTCAACTACATCGACCTGCCTGTGTTGGAACTTCATGGccagcagaagcagcagaagcGCACCAATACTTTCTTCGAATTCTGCAACGCCAAGCAGGGTACCCTCATCTGTACCGACGTTGCTGCCAGAGGACTCGACGTATGTTCCCCCCATCTACCCCATAATTCTATAATCCCAATACTGAGAACCGCAGATCCCGGCCGTCGACTGGATCATCCAATTCGACCCCCCAGATGACACCCGTGACTACATTCACCGTGTCGGTCGTACCGCACGTGGCAAGGAAGGCAAGGGTCGCAGTCTGATGTTCCTGCAGCCCTCCGAAGTGGGCTTCCTCAAGCACCTCAAGGAAGCTCGCGTTCCCGTCGTCGAGTTTGACTTCCCCGCGTCGAAGATCGTGAATGTCCAGTCGCAGCTTGAAAAACTTATTGGACAAAACTACTATCTTAACAAGGTAATTTTTTTCCCCTCTCTCCCCAGACTTGCACGCAAACCACATGCTAATTTGGTAAACTACAGTCCGCAAAAGATGGCTACCGCGCCTACCTCCAAGCCTACGCTTCGCACTCCCTCCGTTCCGTCTTCGACGTCCACAAACTCGATCTTGTCAAGGTGGCCAAGGGCTTTGGTTTCTCCACGCCCCCGCGTATCGACATCCAACTTGGCTCGAGTCTGGGCCGTGAtaagaagcagcagcagggacGGAGGAATTACGGGTCTCAGCCTAATGGGAAGGGACTGAAGTTTAAGAGACAGAGGAGGGATGATTAGGTTTATTTGTATAGAGAGAAAAGTTTGATTTATTGTCGATAGTTGTTTGGGTATGGCGTTTTAGCCTGTGGATACATTAATTGCATATGCTGTTCTACAGAGTTCTCTTATTCAGGTTCAGTAATCATGTTATGTACAAGCTATTGAAAGTCAATGATAACCTTCCTCGCAGAAACACCCTTCATCTGTACATCCAGCGCATGCTGCACACTCTCCAATCCCTTCCCAACAACAATCGGATCAGGCTTCGTCTGCAACTGGCCGTTATCAAGGGCAGCAGGGACAAAGTCCTCCCATATAGCCTTTCCAATCTGTTCGTGTTCAGACATGGCCAGGTGTAGCGCGAAGACTGTACTGTTAGCCTCACCATCCTCGGAATAATGGACAAAGGAAACGGAACATACCAAATCTAGCATTCAACCCCCTCGCCTCTTTATACGGCAACACACTCGCAATCCTCAAGCCCTTCTTCCCAAGTCTCTCCAGGATCTCCGCAATAGGTGCGAtgctcttctcctcgctAATGGCATCATAAACACCAACCAGTTCACTCTCCGCCTGGCTTAACTTTTTCACGACATCCTCCACTAAACTTTTGGCCTGATAATTAAACACCAACGACGCACCCAGCGACTTCACGAAGTCAAAGTTCGATCCTGAGGCCGTGGTCACAACCCTCAATCCCGATGCGGCGGCGAGTTGGATCGCCGTTGCGCCGACGGAGGACGACCCGCCCCAGATTAGTACCGATTTTTTAGCACCGAATGTTGGTCTGGACTTGGGATTGTCGTTGATGGTGGGTAAGGGGAGAGACAGGTAACCAGGTAAATAGAGCCCAGCTGCAGCCGTTGAGATGGCCAACGGTAGAACGACAGATTGTCCGAAAGACAAGGAATCCGGAATCTTCGACGTAAGGCTCGAATAAGCGTGCGGATAGAGCTGGTAGCCTGAGTGGATGGGATTTGCTGTTAGGAGGCTGGGAACGTGTCTGTTTACACATGTTGTTAGTTCTATGCACTTGATAGAGGGGGTGTGAGGGGAACACACGAAATAACACGATCACCCTTCTGGAAACGGGTAACTCCCTCGCCTACTTCGTCGACTGTTCCTGCTACGTCTGTTCCCAGGATGAAG from Aspergillus chevalieri M1 DNA, chromosome 1, nearly complete sequence includes the following:
- a CDS encoding transient receptor potential ion channel family protein (COG:U;~EggNog:ENOG410PHBS;~InterPro:IPR032800,IPR010308,IPR040241;~PFAM:PF06011,PF14558;~SECRETED:SignalP(1-21);~TransMembrane:7 (n3-16c21/22o326-348i380-400o406-428i469-489o495-515i527-548o560-586i)), whose translation is MRLISLFTWFFVALLAQFGGATKLIESNALSLCQDSNNFTATYFSVTFTPANRSLAFAFDGVAAISGKVKAELVLTAYGYTALRKELDPCEMGLAGLCPMQTGPIDVPRANLDLPENVVSQIPSIAYTVPDLDANVRIYINSTDTGESISCLEARLSNGQTVYQKGVGWTTAVISGLGLTASAITSGLGHSNTAAHVAANALSLFGFMQSQALFGMVAVHMPPIVESWTQNFQWSMGIIRVGFLQTICTWYQRSTGGTPSTVLSELSTTSVQVLKRSVDPSLALMKRAAEPLLKREAESQKATQKTTTVRGIKRVGFEAGIEETNIFLTGLIFFVFFVAVVMIIVAIFKGVCELLAKNGKMNSDKFSDFRNGWKVVARGILFRLTLIGFPQMVVLCLWELTQRDSVAEIILAIIMIVSMVAALGWASVKVIRLAKRSITMHRNPAYILYSDPTCLNKWGFLYVQYRATAYYFVIPVLVYILVKGMFIGLSQPAPIVQTVAFVIIEAAMLIAVSVLRPWMDKKTNIYNITIQAINFLNAIFLLFFAQVFNQPGLVTGVMGVVFFVYNAVFALVLLILVLIASIYAIVSKNPDTRYQPMRDDRGSFIKSQTQLTTELDALGATARGDAKGSAYNTSPFEDDDSFSSGNGASVGRQNLEPPHSATSPHNATGGVPVSPVDPSVPLFPSDNRGPPPSYNGMRSPSPVPRGYNASPFQRAQNNASPWQRGAGYDH
- the has1 gene encoding ATP-dependent RNA helicase HAS1 (BUSCO:EOG09261F73;~COG:A;~EggNog:ENOG410PH4U;~InterPro:IPR025313,IPR027417,IPR001650,IPR014014, IPR014001,IPR011545,IPR000629;~PFAM:PF00270,PF00271,PF13959;~go_function: GO:0003676 - nucleic acid binding [Evidence IEA];~go_function: GO:0004386 - helicase activity [Evidence IEA];~go_function: GO:0005524 - ATP binding [Evidence IEA]), producing MAKEIEKKAEPVDSAKSIAKKRKRKHARAGAGAEEETPKQQAAIANGNREVSDSDNENENEQKKTFSKMNATKEKELSRKRKVSDSPSEEEDDEEKSQSENDDDDSDEEEDKGDEEAADDKAGADLPSVDAVRLPQTEGAPQKFSDLNLSDKTMKAIGDMGFHTMTEIQQRTIAPLLAGRDVLGAAKTGSGKTLAFLTPAVEMLSALRFKPRNGTGVIVVSPTRELALQIFGVARELMAHHSQTYGIVIGGANRRAEAEKLTKGVNLLIATPGRLLDHLQNTQGFVFKNLKTLVIDEADRILEVGFEDEMRQIVKILPAEDRQTMLFSATQTTKVEDLARISLRPGPLYINVDHRKEHSTVEGLEQGYVICEADKRFLLLFSFLKRNLKKKIIVFFSSCNCVKYHAELLNYIDLPVLELHGQQKQQKRTNTFFEFCNAKQGTLICTDVAARGLDIPAVDWIIQFDPPDDTRDYIHRVGRTARGKEGKGRSLMFLQPSEVGFLKHLKEARVPVVEFDFPASKIVNVQSQLEKLIGQNYYLNKSAKDGYRAYLQAYASHSLRSVFDVHKLDLVKVAKGFGFSTPPRIDIQLGSSLGRDKKQQQGRRNYGSQPNGKGLKFKRQRRDD
- a CDS encoding zinc-binding alcohol dehydrogenase family protein (COG:Q;~EggNog:ENOG410PHHZ;~InterPro:IPR036291,IPR020843,IPR013154,IPR011032;~PFAM:PF08240;~go_function: GO:0016491 - oxidoreductase activity [Evidence IEA];~go_process: GO:0055114 - oxidation-reduction process [Evidence IEA]), yielding MTNRAAWIVSEKAKPLKVDDAPLPKPEPGTLVIKNHAAAVNPIDWKIQNYEYSAYVKNYPFILGTDVAGTVDEVGEGVTRFQKGDRVISHVPSLLTANPIHSGYQLYPHAYSSLTSKIPDSLSFGQSVVLPLAISTAAAGLYLPGYLSLPLPTINDNPKSRPTFGAKKSVLIWGGSSSVGATAIQLAAASGLRVVTTASGSNFDFVKSLGASLVFNYQAKSLVEDVVKKLSQAESELVGVYDAISEEKSIAPIAEILERLGKKGLRIASVLPYKEARGLNARFVFALHLAMSEHEQIGKAIWEDFVPAALDNGQLQTKPDPIVVGKGLESVQHALDVQMKGVSARKVIIDFQ